AGCTTCGCGGCGAAACCGATAAATACGCAGCCCGTCAGACGATCCATCACTTTCAACACGCTCGGACGACGCAGGTGCGCAGCAAAGTAATGGCTGCCACCAATCAGCACCGCATTCCACACCAGACCAATCGCCATATGGGTCAGCGCCATCAGGGTACACCACAACGGTACTGAGGCACCGGCCGGGATAAACTGCGGCAGGAAAGTGACGTAAAACACCCCCACTTTTGGATTCAGCATGTTGCCCAGCAGCCCACGACTAAAGCAGGCGAAATAACTTTGTTCTTTTGTGGTGGTAACCTGCCCGTCATCCGCCTGAGTACGCGGATTCAGCAATAATTTCACGCCCAGCCACAGCAGATACGCCGCTCCCACCCACTTCAACAGGTTATAAGCCATTTCTGAAGCCAGCAGCAACGCACCCAAACCCAGCCCCACCATCACGCCCCACACCAGACATCCCAGGGTCACGCCGAACGCAGTAGCCGAGGCACGTTTCCAGCCCTGGGCCGCCGCAGTACGTAGCACCAGTGCGGTATCAAAACCCGGTGTTAAGGTGAGGATGGTGATAGCAAACAGAAATGAAATCAGTAACGTCATGGCGGGCTCCCTGTAAATTTGCCGCTATCTTAACGCTGCAATTGGAGGAAGACGATAGTTACCTTCCGTGAGTAACTGAGAATAATTCTCAACTTGCCACCAATGGTTAAATTACCGTCATTTTTCTGTGTCAGTTTGATGCCAGTCTCTTTTCTCACCCAAAGGAGTTATGGCTATGAGTAAGTTTATTTTCTCTTCACCACGGAAATATGTGCAGGGCGCTGGCGTGCTGGATGAACTGGGATCCTATATCGCAGAGCTGGGTAAACACGCTTTTCTGGTGGCCGACGATATCGTCTGGCAGCTGATTGGCGAGCGGACACAGCAGGCTTTAAAGGCCACCAGCATCGAATTCAGTCGTCAGCCGTTTAATGGCGAAGCCTCCAGCAATGAGATCAATCGTCTGACGCAGTTGGCAAAATCCACCGGCAGCGATGTGATTGTCGGCCTCGGCGGCGGTAAAACGCTCGATACAGTGAAAGCCGTGGCTGATGAACTGAAGTTGCCAGTGGCGATTGTCCCCACCGTAGCCTCCACCGATGCACCATGTAGCGCGCTTTCGGTGATCTACTCTGACAGCGGCGTGTTTGAAAGTTATCGCTTCTACAGCAAAAACCCGGATTTGGTACTGGTGGATACCGCTGTCTGCGCCAGCGCACCCGTGCGTTTATTCGCTTCGGGCATCGCCGACGGTCTTGCCACCTGGGTAGAAGCGCAGGCGGTCCTGCGTTCACATGCCAAATCGATGGTC
This genomic stretch from Pantoea cypripedii harbors:
- a CDS encoding LysE family translocator is translated as MTLLISFLFAITILTLTPGFDTALVLRTAAAQGWKRASATAFGVTLGCLVWGVMVGLGLGALLLASEMAYNLLKWVGAAYLLWLGVKLLLNPRTQADDGQVTTTKEQSYFACFSRGLLGNMLNPKVGVFYVTFLPQFIPAGASVPLWCTLMALTHMAIGLVWNAVLIGGSHYFAAHLRRPSVLKVMDRLTGCVFIGFAAKLALSRR
- a CDS encoding glycerol dehydrogenase, coding for MSKFIFSSPRKYVQGAGVLDELGSYIAELGKHAFLVADDIVWQLIGERTQQALKATSIEFSRQPFNGEASSNEINRLTQLAKSTGSDVIVGLGGGKTLDTVKAVADELKLPVAIVPTVASTDAPCSALSVIYSDSGVFESYRFYSKNPDLVLVDTAVCASAPVRLFASGIADGLATWVEAQAVLRSHAKSMVNGDPTIAGLAIARACEETLLTWGFSAYTAVSEKRVTPAVEAVVEANTLLSGLGFENAGLAGAHAIHNGFTAIDGDIHHLTHGEKVAYGTLTQMVLEQRPDEEIARYIRFYRSINMPTTLKELHLEHESWENLVRVGALANSEGDTLKNLNPHLSPEDIANAILAVDAFSKTVK